In Lineus longissimus chromosome 9, tnLinLong1.2, whole genome shotgun sequence, one genomic interval encodes:
- the LOC135493773 gene encoding phosphoribosylformylglycinamidine synthase-like, whose protein sequence is MGIQVFYRHPALEPAANEVTLAKIQAVCGEITGVTLDTELCFYFVVEQGKDLTADELKKVLWVISIPFKESDTSRCSSLPSKTTEHQLLFEIGPRLNFSTAFSTNAVSICHSFGLKQVTRIEYSTRYLITCNDSQTNGGGDAPAPLAKLRNDIIASLHDKMTQCCYEEPIKSFDLEVKSDSVYEIDIVGRGRAALEEANAEMGLALDEWDLDYYTEMFTKRIKRNPTNVECFDLAQSNSEHSRHWFFKGRMIVDGKEHEDSLFKMVTNTQEHSNQNSVLAFCDNSSAIAGYPIDVLQPSTPGAPGPFKEASLTRDIILTAETHNFPTGVAPFPGATTGTGGRIRDVHATGTGAHVVAGTAGYSFGNLNIPGYPLPWESKDAIHPPNFAPPLEIAVEASNGASDYGNKFGEPVLTGFARSFGLTMPNGERREWVKPIMFSGGLGSMEHIHIKKDQPEKDMAVVKLGGPVYRIGVGGGAASSVQVQGDNKSELDFGAVQRGDAEMEQKMNRVIRACVESGEGNPIRSIHDQGAGGNGNVLKEICEPAGAIIHVGNFQLGDPTLSVLELWGAEYQESNAILVRNKDSDLLRKICSRERCPVSFVGQITGDGKIRLEGELHSNDTADYDSGKKARTDIAYPVDLELDCVLGKMPRKVFNLNHVEQVFQPFHIPGDVTVMNALERVLRLPSVASKRYLTNKVDRSVTGLVAQQQCVGPLHTPLADVAITALSHFGKVGAATAIGEQPIKGMVNPACGARMSVGEALTNLAMAKISCLKDVKCSANWMWAAKLPGEGATLFDACKAMCDVMRNLGVAADGGKDSLSMAARVEGESVKAPGTLVISAYAPCPDVNLTITPDLKLQNGCLLYVPLSDKYRVGGSALAQCYEQVGDVVPDLDDPAQLAAVFNTIQELLDGELLVSGHDISDGGLITCLLEMAFAGNCGINVDIPTLQAGASVMDVLFSEELGFVFEVEESKLEDVKKRFQASGAKCYHLGHCQGLGKSAEIKIKYDGEDVLSLPMVTLRDMWEETSFQLERLQTNPHCVELEQQGLRERVAPPYKLTFDPNVAPKSHLKNGSAQSDLDQPKVAVIREEGSNGDREMVAALHMAGFEVWDINMEDMCSGAVTLDQFRGVVFVGGFSYADVFGSAKGWAATLLFNQAIREQFTKFKARPDTFSLGICNGCQLMGLLGWIAPDQELPSAEDRHDKQGVFLTHNISERFESRFATVKIEKSASMMLKGMEDSTLGVWVAHGEGRMVFKNKATKDFVNSENLTVVKFVDDQGQPTTTYPLNPNGTEDGLAGLCSKDGRHLAMMPHPERTVLPWQWAWMPRDWQTTMKVSPWMRMFQNAYIWCMEN, encoded by the exons ATGGGTATTCAAGTGTTTTACCGCCATCCAGCTTTGGAACCTGCTGCCAATGAAGTGACACTCGCAAAGATACAGGCAGTGTGTGGAGAGATAACCGGGGTGACACTAGATACAGAGCTGTGCTTTTACTTTGTGGTGGAGCAGGGAAAAG ATCTGACTGCTGATGAGCTGAAGAAGGTACTCTGGGTGATCAGCATCCCTTTCAAGGAGTCTGATACATCTCGTTGTAGCTCTCTGCCATCAAAGACTACAGAACATCAGCTCCTGTTTGAAATTGGCCCAAG GTTAAACTTTTCCACCGCATTTTCCACCAACGCCGTCTCCATTTGCCATTCATTTGGACTGAAACAAGTCACGAGGATCGAATACTCCACACGCTACCTCATCACTTGCAATGACAGTCAAACGAATGGTGGTGGCGATGCCCCAGCACCACTTGCCAAACTCCGGAATGATATCATTGCGTCGCTGCACGATAAGATGACGCAATGTTGCTATGAGGAGCCAATCAAATCCTTCGATTTGGAGGTCAAATCTGATAGTGTTTATGAGATTGACATCGTCGGTCGAGGGAGGGCAGCTTTGGAGGAGGCCAATGCTGAGATGG GCCTAGCTCTTGATGAATGGGATCTCGACTACTACACCGAGATGTTCACCAAGAGGATAAAGAGAAACCCAACGAACGTGGAATGCTTTGACCTGGCTCAGTCCAACAGCGAGCACAGCCGCCATTGGTTCTTCAAGGGGCGTATGATCGTAGATGGGAAAGAGCACGAGGACTCGCTCTTCAAGATGGTGACAAACACTCAGGaacattcaaatcaaaataGCGTCCTAGCATTTTGTGATAACAGCAG TGCCATAGCAGGCTACCCTATAGACGTCCTCCAGCCTTCAACTCCTGGTGCACCCGGTCCATTCAAAGAAGCGTCCTTGACCAGAGACATCATTCTGACTGCCGAAACGCATAATTTCCCCACAGGTGTTGCCCCATTCCCCGGTGCCACCACTGGGACCGGTGGTCGAATCCGGGATGTCCATGCTACGGGTACTGGTGCTCACGTTGTTGCTGGAACAGCAGGATACTCCTTTGGAAATCTCAACATTCCTG GTTATCCCCTACCATGGGAAAGTAAGGATGCCATCCACCCACCCAACTTTGCCCCTCCTCTAGAAATTGCCGTAGAAGCCAGCAATGGTGCCTCAGATTATGGGAACAAATTTGGTGAACCGGTCTTGACTGGCTTTGCCAGGTCGTTTGGTTTGACGATGCCAAATGGTGAACGACGGGAGTGGGTCAAGCCGATTATGTTTAGTGGTGGTTTGGGGTCGATGGAGCACATTCATATCAAGAAGGACCAACCAGAAAAAG ACATGGCAGTTGTAAAGTTAGGTGGACCCGTCTATCGTATCGGAGTTGGTGGTGGCGCAGCAAGCTCTGTGCAAGTGCAAGGAGACAACAAGTCAGAACTTGACTTTGGTGCGGTACAGCGCGGTGATGCGGAGATGGAACAGAAAATGAATCGTGTGATCCGTGCTTGTGTGGAGAGTGGTGAGGGCAATCCTATCCGTAGTATTCATGATCAAGGAGCTGGAGGAAATG GCAATGTCCTGAAGGAAATCTGTGAACCAGCTGGTGCCATAATTCACGTCGGAAACTTCCAACTCGGGGATCCAACGCTGTCCGTTCTGGAGCTCTGGGGTGCTGAATATCAAGAAAGTAATGCAATATTAGTGAGGAATAAAGATTCTGATCTATTGAGGAAAATCTGTTCCCGAGAAAGATGTCCAGTATCGTTTGTTGGCCAGATCACAGGAGATGGAAAG ATCCGCCTAGAAGGAGAACTTCACTCCAATGATACTGCAGACTATGATAGCGGGAAGAAAGCCAGAACCGACATAGCCTACCCAGTCGATTTAGAACTTGACTGCGTCTTAGGAAAGATGCCCcggaaggtgtttaacctgaaCCACGTGGAGCAAGTCTTCCAACCATTCCATATTCCTGGTGACGTGACTGTGATGAATGCACTGGAGAGAGTGCTGAGGCTTCCATCAGTGGCGAGCAAGAGATACTTGACTAATAAG GTTGACCGGTCTGTGACTGGTCTAGTTGCTCAACAGCAGTGCGTCGGACCCCTCCATACTCCCCTAGCTGATGTCGCCATCACTGCTTTGTCACATTTTGGAAAA GTTGGTGCTGCCACGGCGATTGGTGAGCAGCCCATCAAGGGAATGGTCAACCCAGCCTGTGGAGCTCGGATGTCAGTAGGTGAAGCACTGACCAACTTGGCTATGGCTAAAATCTCTTGCCTGAAG GATGTGAAGTGCAGTGCCAACTGGATGTGGGCTGCCAAGCTACCTGGTGAAGGGGCGACCTTGTTTGATGCCTGTAAGGCCATGTGTGATGTGATGAGGAACCTTGGTGTTGCTGCTGACGGTGGGAAGGATTCTCTCAGTATGGCTGCGAGGGTCGAGGGTGAAAGTGTCAAGGCGCCTG GAACTCTTGTCATCTCCGCGTATGCTCCATGTCCCGATGTCAACCTTACCATCACTCCGGATCTCAAGCTACAAAATG GATGTCTGTTGTATGTGCCATTGAGTGACAAGTACAGAGTTGGAGGGAGTGCCCTTGCTCAATGTTATGAGCAAGTTGGTGATGTTGTGCCAGATCTTGACGACCCAGCACAGCTTGCTGCTGTATTCAACACAATACAGGAACTCCTGGATG GTGAACTGCTGGTCTCCGGTCATGACATCAGCGATGGTGGCCTGATCACTTGTCTCCTTGAGATGGCCTTTGCTGGGAACTGTGGGATTAATGTGGATATACCTACATTACAAGCAGGAG CCTCTGTGATGGACGTCCTGTTCTCAGAAGAGCTAGGTTTTGTGTTTGAAGTTGAAGAAAGCAAGTTGGAGGACGTGAAGAAAAGGTTCCAGGCATCTGGGGCAAAGTGCTATCATCTTGGACACTGCCAGGGTCTTGGGAAATCTGCCGAG ATAAAAATTAAATATGATGGAGAAGATGTTCTCTCTCTACCGATGGTGACGTTGCGGGACATGTGGGAGGAAACCAGCTTCCAGTTGGAGCGTCTTCAGACGAATCCCCACTGCGTCGAGTTGGAGCAACAAGGTCTTAGAGAGAGAGTGGCACCTCCTTATAAATTGACCTTTGATCCAAATGTTGCGCCAAAGAGTCATTTGAAGAATGGAAGTGCTCAATCAG ATTTAGACCAGCCCAAGGTGGCCGTGATCCGTGAAGAGGGGAGTAACGGAGACCGAGAGATGGTTGCAGCTCTCCACATGGCAGGATTTGAAGTGTGGGATATCAACATGGAAGACATGTGCTCTGGAGCTGTCACTCTTGACCAGTTCAGAGGGGTCGTGTTCGTGGGTGGATTTAGTTATGCTGATGTTTTTGGATCAGCTAAAG GTTGGGCAGCGACTCTCTTGTTCAACCAAGCCATCAGGGAACAGTTTACCAAGTTCAAGGCGCGCCCGGACACATTCAGTCTTGGCATTTGCAATGGATGTCAGCTCATGGGACTACTGGGCTGGATTGCCCCAGACCAGGAGCTGCCCTCGGCAG aAGACAGGCATGACAAACAAGGTGTTTTCCTCACCCACAATATTTCGGAGAGGTTCGAATCTCGTTTTGCTACTGTGAAGATCGAGAAGAGTGCTTCCATGATGCTGAAGGGGATGGAAGATTCAACTCTCGGCGTCTGGGTGGCTCATGGAGAAG GCCGAATGGTGTTCAAGAACAAAGCTACTAAGGACTTTGTCAACAGTGAGAATCTCACCGTCGTAAAATTTGTCGACGATCAAGGGCAGCCCACTACAACATACCCGCTCAACCCTAACGGTACAGAGGATGGTTTAGCCGGTCTCTGTtctaaagatggccgccacttGGCCATGATGCCACATCCGGAACGCACagtgttgccatggcaatggGCGTGGATGCCACGGGATTGGCAGACGACGATGAAGGTGTCACCTTGGATGAGGATGTTTCAGAATGCTTACATTTGGTGCATGGAGAATTAA